In Nocardioides sp. JS614, the sequence CCGGCTCGCCGATGGTGCCGTCGGGACGCAGGTTCTTCAGCTCGACGACGTTGCCGGAGCCGTCCTTGACGACCGCGGCCTCCACGATCCGGGCGAGCGCCTTGCCGCGCAGGATCTCCTGCACCAGCTCGGGGATGTGGTTGTGCTCGAACATGTGGTTCGCGAACTCCTGCGGGTCCTGGCCGGACTGCTGGGCGCGGCGCACCAGGTGCTCGGAGAGCTCGGCCTGGTCGATGCCGAACTCCTCCTTCTTGGCGACCTCGTCGAGGAGGAACTGGGCGGCGACCGCGTCGCGGACCCGCCGCTCGAGGTCGGCCTCGAACTCCTCCATGGTCTGGCCCTCGTCCTCGAGGTACTTCTCCATGGTGATGCCGGCGTACGCGAGCTGCTGCTCGACGTTCTGGCGGCGGGCGTTGAGCTCGTCGGTGACCACGACCTCCGGCAGCGGCACCTCGACCCGGTCGAGCAGCTGCTCGAGGACGGCGTCGCGGGCGGCGGCCGCCTGCTCGAGGCGACGGCCCCGGCCGAGGCGCTCACGGACGTCTGCGGTGAGCTCCTCGACGGTGTCGAACTCGGAGGCCATCTGCGCGAACTCGTCGTCGAGCTCGGGGAGCTCCTGCTCCTGGACCTGACTCACGGTGACCGCGACGTCGACCGCCTCGCCGACCATGTCGCCGCCGACCAGCTCGGACTGGAAGGTCTTCTCGTCGCCGGCCGACATGCCGACCAGCGCCTCGTCGAGGCCGTCGAGCATGCCGCCGCGGCCCACGCGGTAGGACATGCCGGAGACCTCGGCGCCCTCGATCGGCTCGCCGTCCCGGGTCGCCACGAGGTCCATGACCACGAAGTCGCCCTCGGCGGCCGGCCGCTCGACGTCGATCAGGGTCGCGAACCGCTCGCGCAGCGCCTCCACCTGCTCCTCGACATCGGCGTCGCTGAGCTCGATGTCGTCGACCTGCGCCTCGACGCCGTCATAGTCCGGCAGCGCGATCTCGGGCCGGATGTCGACCTCGGCGGTGAACTCGAGGGCCTGGTTGTCCTCGAACTTGGTGACCTCGATCTCCGGCTGCGCCAGCGGCTGGAGGGAGTTGGCCTGGAGTGCCTCGACGTACTTCTGCGGGACGACGTCGTTGATCGCCTGGTCGAGGACCGCGCCGCGGCCGACCTGGCGGTCGATGATGGCCGGCGGGACCTTGCCGCGCCGGAAGCCGGGCACGTTGATCTGCTTGGCAATCTGCTTGTACGCCGCGTCGAGGCTCGGCTTGAGCTCCTCGAAGGGCACCTCGACGGTCAGCTTGGCCCGGGTCGGGCTCAAGGTCTCGACGGCGCTCTTCACAGGCTTTTCTCCTCATGCATCTGTTAGGTGGGTGGTGCGTCGGGGCGACAGGACTCGAACCTGCGATCTCCTGCTCCCAAAGCAGGCGCGCTAGCCACTACGCTACGCCCCGCCAAGCGGGGTCCGGTCCGCCTCGGTGGCGGCTCGGTCCCTGCTTGGAGCGGATGACGGGAATCGAACCCGCGTAGCCAGTTTGGAAGACTGGGGCTCTACCATTGAGCTACATCCGCGCACCCGGGGGCCAGGCCCCCGCGAACCCCCGAATCGTGCCATACGCGCACGGCAGCCCCCCAACCGAGGGCACCACGCGGGCCCGGCTCCCGCCCGGGTCGCACCGGTCGTCAGCGGCGGTGCAGCAGCACCAGTGCGCGGTCGTCGTTGTCCGAGCCGAGGGACTCGACCAGCCGGTCGGCGCCGCCCGCGAGCCCGCCGCGCAGCAGCCGCTCCGCCTGACCGAGCATCCGGTCGATGCCCAGGCCGATCTCGCGGCGCGGGGTCTCGACGAGACCGTCGGTGTACAGGAGCAGCGCGTCGCCGGGCCGGAGCAGGCCGTGGACGACCGCGAACTCGGCGTCCTCGATCAGCCCGAGCACCGGGCCCTCCCCCTCGTGGACGGTCCACCGTCCCGAGCCGGCGTCCAGCTGGGCGGCCGGCGGGTGGCCCGCCGTACGGACCTCGAACTCGCCCGTGTCGGTGTCCAACGAGAGATGGATGGCCGTGGCGAAGCCCTCGTCCCAGTCCTGGCGGAGCAGGTAGTCGTTGGCGGCCTCGAGGAACTCGCCCGGTGGCAGCGCGCCGAGCAGGCCGCCGAACGCCCCGGACAGCTGGAGGGCGCGGGTGCCGGCCTGCTCGCCCTTGCCCGAGACGTCGACCACGGCGAGCTCGACCAGGCTGCTGCGGCGGGGCCTGGTGGCGACGACGAAGTCGCCGGCGAACGGTGTGCCGCCCGCCGAGCGCAGCGCCGTCTCGAGCAGCCAGTCGTCGGAGAGCGCCGGGACGCCGCCCTGGTTGAGGATCCGGTCGCGCAGGTCGACGAGCATCGACTCGCCCAGGACCCCGGCGACCCCGAGCCGCGAGCGGCGGAAGGAGGTGACCAGCACGATGAAGCAGAGCAGGAAGACGATCGCGATCGAGATCACGGTGCGCAGCAGGATCCGCTCCTGGCGACCCACGGTGAGCATCAGCATCACCATCAGGAACACCACGAACCACGGCAGGTGCCGGGGCCCGAGCAGCAGGCTGCCGAGCAGCAGCGGGACCATCAGCGCGGTCAGCGGGATGATCGTCGGCCAGGTCATCACGACGGCGGTGATGACCACCGTGAGCGCGACCAGCGCGACCAGGACCCGGTTGTGCGGCCGGATCCCCCGCCCGATGGCCTGGCTGACGGAGGGTCGCCGCCGCGCGGACCGGAGGGGCCGGGCCACCTCGGAGGGAGCGGTCATGGTCGGGATCGGTCCTCGTGCTCGGGGGTGCTCACTGTAATGCCCGGGATCGGAACCGGGGCTGGCAACGCGGACACCAGAACAGGTTTCTCCCCTGGAGCTCGGCCGTGCGGACCGTGGCGCCGCAGACGTGGCACGGCTGTCCGGTCCGGCGGTAGACGTAGACCTCGCCCCCGTGGTCGTCGCGGCGCGGCGGCCGGCCCATCGCCTCGGGCGTGTGCTCGGGCCGCACGGTGTCGATCCGGCCGGTCCGGACGCCCTCGCGCATCAGCACCACCAGGTCGTCCCACATCGCCTGCCACTGCCCGACGCGCAGCGTGTTGCCGGGGCGTTGCGGGTCGATCCGGTGCCGGAACAGGAGCTCGGCCCGGTAGACGTTCCCGACGCCGGCAAGCACGGCCTGGTCCATCAGCAGGCCGCCGATCGGCGCCTTGCTGCGGCGGATCCGGGCCCAGGCCCGGCCTGGATCGGCATCGGCACGCAGCGGGTCGGGACCCGAGCGCGCGACGACGGCGTCACGCTGCTCCCGGGTCACCAGCTCGCAGGTCGTGGCGCCGCGCAGGTCGGCGTACGCGTGCCAGGACCGGTCCGCGGCCACGATCCGCAGGCGCACCTGCCCGACCGCCGCCGGCACCTGCTCGACGCCCGCGACCAGGTCGAGCTTCCCGTAGAGCCCGAGGTGGATGTGCACGAAGCGCTCGTCGGGGAAGGCGATGAACAGGTGCTTGCCCCAGGCCTCGGCGCCGACCAGCACCTGCCCGTCGACGAGGGCGGCCGAGTCGGCGAACCGGCCCTGCGGGCTGCCGGTGCGCACCACCCGGCCGGCGAAGGTCGCGGTGATCTCGTCGGCCAGGCGGTGGAGGGTGTGGCCCTCAGGCATCGCCGGGGAGGGCGGGGAGCTCGCCGGTGCTCTCGTACGCCGCCAGCTGCCCGATCCGACGCACGTGTCGCTCCTCGCCGCTGAACGGCTCGGCGAGGAAGATCTCGACGAAGCGGGTCATGTCCTCCAAGGAGTGCATCCGGCCGCCGACCGAGACGACGTTGGCATCGTTGTGCTGACGGGCGAGGACCGCGGTCTCCTCCGACCAGACCAGCGCACACCGGATGCCGTGCACCTTGTTCGCGGCCATCTGCTCGCCGTTGCCGGAGCCGCCGATCACCACGCCCAGGCTGTCCCGCCCGGCGGCCCGCTCCTCGGCCACCGCCGCCGCGGCGCGCAGGCAGAACACGGGGTAGTCGTCGAGGGCGTCGTAGGCGAACGGGCCGTGGTCCACGGGCTCGTAGCCGTGGTCGGTGAGCCAGCGACTGAGGTGGTCCTTGAGGTCGAGTCCGGCATGGTCGCAGCCGAGGTGCACGCGCATGGCGCCCATCCTGTCAGCCGTGCTGGCGCAGGAAGCCCGCCGCCTGCCGGATCAACGGCTCGGACGCGGTGAAGACGCTCGGGTGGCGCCAGAAGCCGTGCACCTGGCCGAGGTAGCGGGTGGCGGTCACCTCGACGCCGGCCTCGGCCAGCCGGCGGGCCAGCTCCTCGCCCTCGTCGCGCAGCGGGTCGTGCTCCGCGGTCACGACCAGGGTGGGAGGAAGCGTCCCGAGCCGCTCGGAGAGCAGGGGCGCGAGGCTGGGGTCGGCGAGGTCGGCCGGCGTTGCGGCGTACTGCTGCCAGTACCACTCCGCCTCCCGCCGGTCGAAGCCGTCCGCCGCGGTCCGGTAGGACTCGAACGCCGCCGTCGGGTCGAGGAACGGGTAGATCAGGACGAGCGCCGCGAACCGGTCGGGGTGGCGCAGGGCGGCGACGAGCGCCAGGTTGCCACCCGCGCTGTCTCCGTGCGCGAACAGCGGTCCGTCGAGCTCGCGCTCGGCCCAGGCGGACGCGGTCGAGACGTCGTCGGGCGCGGCCGGGAACCGGTGCTCCGGCGGTCGGCGGTAGTCCACGCTGAGCACGCTCAGGCCGCTGCGGTTCGCCAGCCGCCGTGCGCCCGGGTCGTGCACGTCGATGTCGTTGAACACGAACCCGCCGCCGTGGACGTGGAGGACCACGCCCGGCGCGGCGCCCGCCGGCCGGTAGAGCCGGCACGGCACCCCGTCCGCGTCGACGTCGCGCACCTCCGCGACCTCCTCGCGCGGCTCGGTCGCAGCCGCCTCCCGGGCCCGGGCGCGCGCGTCCTCGACGTCGTAGCCCTCGGCCCACACGGGCGTCTCGTCGGCCGCGGCCGCCACGGCGCGCTGCGCCTCGGGGTAGAGCATGGCCCGCACCCTACTGAGCCCTGCGGCCCGAGACGGCGCTCCTGGCCGAGGGCTGACCACGGCGGTACTCCGGGCCAGCCGATCGGCACCTCAGATGGAGGCGACCCGATCCCGCGGTTCCTAGCGTCGAGGCCATGACGATCCTGCTCGCGGACCGGCAGCGGACCGGTGCCGGGCCGCGCCCGGACATCGACCTCGCCGCGGTCGCCCACAACACCCGACTGCTCGCGGGTCGGGCGACCGGTGAGCTGATGGCGGTGGTGAAGGCCGACGACTTCGGGCACGGCGCGGTCGAGCTCGCAC encodes:
- a CDS encoding PP2C family protein-serine/threonine phosphatase, with translation MTAPSEVARPLRSARRRPSVSQAIGRGIRPHNRVLVALVALTVVITAVVMTWPTIIPLTALMVPLLLGSLLLGPRHLPWFVVFLMVMLMLTVGRQERILLRTVISIAIVFLLCFIVLVTSFRRSRLGVAGVLGESMLVDLRDRILNQGGVPALSDDWLLETALRSAGGTPFAGDFVVATRPRRSSLVELAVVDVSGKGEQAGTRALQLSGAFGGLLGALPPGEFLEAANDYLLRQDWDEGFATAIHLSLDTDTGEFEVRTAGHPPAAQLDAGSGRWTVHEGEGPVLGLIEDAEFAVVHGLLRPGDALLLYTDGLVETPRREIGLGIDRMLGQAERLLRGGLAGGADRLVESLGSDNDDRALVLLHRR
- a CDS encoding ribose-5-phosphate isomerase: MRVHLGCDHAGLDLKDHLSRWLTDHGYEPVDHGPFAYDALDDYPVFCLRAAAAVAEERAAGRDSLGVVIGGSGNGEQMAANKVHGIRCALVWSEETAVLARQHNDANVVSVGGRMHSLEDMTRFVEIFLAEPFSGEERHVRRIGQLAAYESTGELPALPGDA
- the tig gene encoding trigger factor produces the protein MKSAVETLSPTRAKLTVEVPFEELKPSLDAAYKQIAKQINVPGFRRGKVPPAIIDRQVGRGAVLDQAINDVVPQKYVEALQANSLQPLAQPEIEVTKFEDNQALEFTAEVDIRPEIALPDYDGVEAQVDDIELSDADVEEQVEALRERFATLIDVERPAAEGDFVVMDLVATRDGEPIEGAEVSGMSYRVGRGGMLDGLDEALVGMSAGDEKTFQSELVGGDMVGEAVDVAVTVSQVQEQELPELDDEFAQMASEFDTVEELTADVRERLGRGRRLEQAAAARDAVLEQLLDRVEVPLPEVVVTDELNARRQNVEQQLAYAGITMEKYLEDEGQTMEEFEADLERRVRDAVAAQFLLDEVAKKEEFGIDQAELSEHLVRRAQQSGQDPQEFANHMFEHNHIPELVQEILRGKALARIVEAAVVKDGSGNVVELKNLRPDGTIGEPEDEIEAETEIEIEPAAETDTEADTEQ
- a CDS encoding alpha/beta hydrolase; translation: MLYPEAQRAVAAAADETPVWAEGYDVEDARARAREAAATEPREEVAEVRDVDADGVPCRLYRPAGAAPGVVLHVHGGGFVFNDIDVHDPGARRLANRSGLSVLSVDYRRPPEHRFPAAPDDVSTASAWAERELDGPLFAHGDSAGGNLALVAALRHPDRFAALVLIYPFLDPTAAFESYRTAADGFDRREAEWYWQQYAATPADLADPSLAPLLSERLGTLPPTLVVTAEHDPLRDEGEELARRLAEAGVEVTATRYLGQVHGFWRHPSVFTASEPLIRQAAGFLRQHG
- a CDS encoding Fpg/Nei family DNA glycosylase — encoded protein: MPEGHTLHRLADEITATFAGRVVRTGSPQGRFADSAALVDGQVLVGAEAWGKHLFIAFPDERFVHIHLGLYGKLDLVAGVEQVPAAVGQVRLRIVAADRSWHAYADLRGATTCELVTREQRDAVVARSGPDPLRADADPGRAWARIRRSKAPIGGLLMDQAVLAGVGNVYRAELLFRHRIDPQRPGNTLRVGQWQAMWDDLVVLMREGVRTGRIDTVRPEHTPEAMGRPPRRDDHGGEVYVYRRTGQPCHVCGATVRTAELQGRNLFWCPRCQPRFRSRALQ